From a region of the Actinomycetota bacterium genome:
- a CDS encoding sulfotransferase — protein MTQANGATKLARRAARWSAQAYARPTAGLRLLPDYLIIGAQRAGTTSLHRYLIQHPGVRTTLRTKGVHFFDVAYGRGMGWYASRFPTRLTAWWVARRHRVELRTGEASPYYLFHPLVPERVAGHLPQVKLIALLRDPVGRAYSHYQHEVARGFETLSFEEAIEAEPARLAGEAERMLAEPLYNSFAHQHHSYLARGRYLEQLERWRARFDDRQLLVLSSERFFAEPERTFRRVLDFLELPAFTPDAFEKHNGYDYRKLGTDVHRRLADHFREPNQRLYASLGDDFGWSA, from the coding sequence ATGACCCAAGCCAACGGCGCCACCAAGCTGGCCAGGAGAGCGGCGCGCTGGAGCGCCCAGGCGTACGCACGCCCAACGGCCGGGCTGCGGCTGCTGCCCGACTACCTCATCATCGGCGCCCAGCGGGCCGGCACGACCTCGCTGCACCGCTACCTGATCCAGCATCCCGGGGTCCGGACCACACTGCGCACCAAAGGGGTGCACTTCTTCGACGTCGCCTACGGCCGCGGGATGGGCTGGTACGCCTCGCGCTTCCCGACCCGGCTGACCGCCTGGTGGGTGGCCAGGCGCCACCGGGTCGAGCTGCGCACCGGCGAGGCCAGCCCCTACTACCTGTTCCACCCGCTGGTGCCCGAGCGGGTGGCCGGGCACCTGCCCCAGGTCAAGCTGATCGCCCTGCTGCGCGACCCGGTCGGGCGGGCCTACTCGCACTACCAGCACGAGGTCGCCCGCGGCTTCGAGACGCTGTCGTTCGAGGAGGCGATCGAGGCCGAGCCGGCCCGGCTGGCCGGCGAGGCCGAGCGCATGCTGGCCGAGCCGCTCTACAACAGCTTCGCCCACCAGCACCACTCCTACCTGGCCAGGGGCCGCTACCTCGAGCAGCTGGAGCGGTGGCGGGCCCGGTTCGACGACCGGCAGCTGCTGGTGCTGTCCAGCGAGCGCTTCTTCGCCGAGCCGGAGCGCACCTTCCGCCGGGTGCTCGACTTCCTCGAGCTGCCGGCGTTCACCCCCGACGCCTTCGAGAAGCACAACGGCTACGACTACCGGAAGCTGGGCACCGACGTCCACCGGCGCCTGGCCGACCACTTCCGGGAGCCGAACCAGCGGCTGTACGCGTCGCTCGGCGACGACTTCGGCTGGAGCGCCTAA
- a CDS encoding O-antigen ligase family protein produces MPERIDDLSTAKGAPPAPAARRSGLPEGWPVLALFGAFPVWWALGLSSVIWIVLAVPMLAWLLARGRVRVPKGFGLWLAFLFWMLLSATQLDEARRWYAFSYRAVLYLSMTVMFVYVYNLPRSAVPARRIILAMTLFWATVICFGFAALASPSLRLTTPASLLLPETLAANPFAQDLFSARLAQVQSFIGYALPRPAAPFTYTNEWGGAVGLLTPMALAGLGVLRSYLTRNAVRLLLVASLVPIVISANRGLWVGLGMGLVYAAVRVALRGNARALVAILAFLAVVAALVAFTPLERYVSDRLAHPHSNERRESLSSQALQGALERPLLGYGGPRESPDLVNAPEIGTHGQLYLVVFSQGIVGLAFFLGWWLWVLWVTHRGATGPPLWCHVMLLIGVLEFAYYDMMPTQLHLMMVVAAVAWRERGAAQAAAAERRSLTQTRESLQTT; encoded by the coding sequence GGTGGGCCCTCGGGCTGTCCTCGGTCATCTGGATCGTCCTGGCCGTGCCCATGCTGGCCTGGCTGCTGGCCAGGGGCCGGGTGCGGGTCCCCAAGGGGTTCGGGCTGTGGCTGGCCTTCCTGTTCTGGATGCTGCTGTCGGCCACCCAGCTGGACGAGGCCCGGCGTTGGTACGCCTTCTCCTACCGGGCCGTGCTCTACCTGTCCATGACGGTGATGTTCGTCTACGTCTACAACCTGCCCCGCTCGGCCGTCCCGGCCCGGCGGATCATCCTGGCCATGACGCTGTTCTGGGCGACGGTGATCTGCTTCGGCTTCGCCGCCCTGGCCTCGCCCAGCTTGCGGCTCACCACCCCGGCGTCGCTGCTGCTGCCCGAGACGCTGGCGGCCAACCCGTTCGCCCAGGACCTGTTCAGCGCCCGCCTGGCCCAGGTCCAGAGCTTCATCGGCTACGCCCTGCCCCGGCCGGCGGCCCCGTTCACCTACACCAACGAGTGGGGCGGGGCGGTGGGGCTGCTCACCCCCATGGCCCTGGCCGGGCTGGGCGTGCTCCGCTCCTACCTGACCCGCAACGCGGTCCGGCTGCTGCTGGTCGCCTCCCTGGTCCCGATCGTCATCTCCGCCAACCGCGGCCTGTGGGTCGGGCTCGGGATGGGCCTGGTGTACGCGGCCGTCCGGGTGGCCCTGCGCGGCAACGCCCGGGCCCTGGTGGCCATCCTGGCCTTCCTGGCCGTGGTCGCCGCCCTGGTCGCCTTCACCCCGCTGGAGCGCTACGTCAGCGACCGCCTGGCCCACCCGCACAGCAACGAGCGCCGCGAGAGCCTCAGCTCCCAGGCCCTGCAGGGCGCGCTGGAGCGGCCGCTGCTCGGCTACGGCGGGCCACGGGAGTCGCCCGACCTGGTCAACGCCCCCGAGATCGGCACCCACGGCCAGCTCTACCTGGTCGTGTTCTCCCAGGGCATCGTCGGCCTGGCCTTCTTCCTGGGCTGGTGGCTTTGGGTCCTGTGGGTGACGCACCGGGGGGCCACCGGGCCGCCCCTGTGGTGCCACGTGATGCTGCTGATCGGGGTCCTCGAGTTCGCCTACTACGACATGATGCCCACCCAGCTGCACCTGATGATGGTGGTGGCGGCCGTGGCCTGGCGGGAGCGGGGGGCCGCTCAAGCCGCCGCCGCCGAACGCCGATCCTTGACCCAGACCCGGGAGAGCCTGCAGACGACATGA